The genomic interval gttcacacaatTCAAGAGACGATATCGAGATGTCTCTCTCATCTTTACATCGGCAGCAATCACTCCCACTCCAAAAATTGTTTCTTGATCAAAATGTTATGAGGGCTAAAAGATTTTGTTGTGGCATTTTTGGTGCCATCAAATGTTGCAAAATTTGACTTAAAACAAGCGGCAACCTcgggtcttgaaaaatgaagccaatgcagaactACAAAATCCTGGAGTTTGTCAgatgtccgcttgaggctggctctagGAGctccagaagtcacatacacaccacaacCAAAAAAAGGCcgttttacagaaaaaaaaatcatgtttacagcctggtacaaaaaaaacaaataggtctgattagttatcaATCAAAACAaggctgccccccccccctccaatgaAAAAGAACTCTGACTTGAGGACCTGTGGTCAAGACAAGCAGGTGAAAccaacctgaggaagagaatttgtttaccgacgagctaatgtaagacagctttcagtagcagctcacgctccGGTGTTTCCtcggcaaaaaaaaagattctatatatttttacttttaattcaaCTTTACATGAATCAGCtaaaagaaacaacaaggaGAACATCAATGTTTCGATGAGATATTGTTGAAGTTTGTCTCACTTccattatgaaactgttaaagaGAAGCAGAAGTTGAAGAGCCGTTTTTTTGATCCGTCATCACTCTGTAAATACTCAAACTTGTGAGGATGTGAGTCATCcagcttttgtaaaaaaaaaaaaatcaaagcgcTGTCTTGTGTTTTGGAAAAGAAAGGATTGTTGTATTTCTCAGATACACATTTCAcagtttcctcttctctttccctctccacACAGTGCAATGCAATGCAACTTTGTCAGCGATGGAAGATGTCGTCGAGTCACCCGATCCTGCATCGACATCCTCTTTTTCCCCGCTGGAGTGCACCTACAGCATCACCGTGTACCCGGGTTATGGAGTGGAGATTCAGGTAGAATGTGCATGCTCGTGCCAGACTGCTGTTCTTTAACAGAGTCCACATCCTTGTTTCATAAAGTCTACAATGTTTACTTGTTCACTTGTTTACATAAagacagctgcagagacagaggatgcATGTCATTATTCACTGTTTTCCCCCTCCAGGTGAGGAAGGTTAACCTTTCTAAGAAGGAGTCTCTGACCATCATGGGTTATGGAGGTTTGGGACTTGAGCTCCTGGCCAACGAGACCTTGATGCGAGAGGGTCAGGTGATCCGCAGTGCGACCAATCAGGTGTACATCCACTACCGCAGTCTCCAGCAGAGCAACCACGGCGTGTTCAGCCTCCACTATCAAGGTAAAGGAACCCTTCAGCTTTTGTAACATAACTAGagaaagcatgtttttttaagtatattATTTCAAAGCATGTTGAAATTAGAAGAGTTTGAACTCTTTTGATCTTTAAACTCAACTTTTTTATCTTTCATCTCACACCAAATAAACTGACTTTCCTTCCTGTTGCATCACCCCCTCAGCCTTCCTGCTGTCCTGCCCGTTCCCGCAGTCTCCTGAGAGCGGGGGAGTGACAGTAACGGACATCCATCCCGGAGGTCAGGCTCACTTCCACTGCGACCCCGGCTTCCAGGTCCGCGGCCATGAGGTGGCGACGTGTGTGAACACAACACAGCCGCACTGGAGCACCCCTGAGCCGCACTGTGTCGGTCGGTAAACTCAGCgagatttaaattaaatataaaaaagacacGTCGAGATTGAGGTGTCTCTCAGAATATAACATGGagtattggttttttttttccgcagcTGTGTCCTGTGGAGGATGGGTTCGCAATGCAACAGTGGGCCGgattctgtctcctcctcctccgtccgTCGGTAACCACAGCAACGGGAACAACCTGagctgtcattggttaatcGAAGCCAAAGAAGGACACCGACTCCACCTGCACTTTGAGAGGATCGCTCTGGACGAAGATGATGATAAgtccgttttttttatttatacagaTAACAGTGGTGATGCCTCGCTCTTCTCTCGAGCTCACCCCGGTCGTCTTTGTGGTTTGTTCCCCTCGAAAGGTTAATCGTGCGAAGTGGAAACAGTTCCCTGTCTCCACCGCTCTTTGACTCCGACCTGGATGACGTCCCGGAGCGTGGGCTGCTGAGTGAGAGCGCCACGCTCTACCTGGAGCTCACCGCTGattcctcctccatcccccTGCTGCTGGCGCTGCGATACGAGGGTAAAGCGGAGAGAACTCAGATACCCACAATGCATCCTCCTTATGTGAAGTCTTTTTCCACatccaacaaaaacacaaatgacgCCGCAGAGCTGCTCACCCTTCCAACCTCGATTAAAGTTCAGTGTCAGCTTTCAGCCTGAAAACAAGTTCAatgtaatttataaaaaaataaccagAAGCATCGATTATAAGAAGTCAAAAGAGACATCAGCGGTCACTTTGTCTGTGGATATTTTAAGATGTCTGATAGAGTATTGATGTGTAGTGTTTGAAAGTCGGTTTTGGAGTTAATGGACTatagcactaaaaaaaaaaaaaagaagaagaagctttcTCCTCATGCATtagttgatgtgtttttaaagagagcAGTAATGAACCAAACGAGTGCTTACAGTCTGCCCACGCTCCAGCGGGATTTATTTTCGGCTCTGGAGATGCACAATTCAGAAGCTTTTAGCGCCTCacacctgcttttttttccatccaggAGGGTTTGAGATTCTGGGTCGTGAAAAGCTTTGTTATGGTTGCTTAATTTTCTTAAAAACCACTAAAGGAATCCCGGAAATGTATATcctgaaaaataaagcagtgtgtctgattccctttttttctgcGTCTCTCCTTCAAGCCTTCGATGATGAACACTGCTGGGAGCCCTACATGCCCCATGGCAACTTCAGCAGCAGTGACATCACGTATCAGCTGGGCACCACCGTCACCTTCGCCTGCTCCCCGGGCTTCGTCATGGAACAAGGCTCGGCCACCATTGAGTGTATCGACCCGAGCAATCCCCACTGGAATGACAGCGAGCCCGTGTGCAGAGGTACGTGCCAGACGCTCTCAATCCCTCGATCTGTCCTTCGTTTGTGCCTGAGCTTCGTTTTTGTTGATTTGAGAAAACTTAAAGGAGCGTGAGGAGTTTtgaactggttatgaaacagactgatgcCTCTTAACGACCAACGAGAGCAAACAGGACCATCAGCTCGGAGATGACCTATCTCTATAGATATCTTTAGACAGCTAATAAACAGCATGGAGGTTTTGTTTACCCCAGGAAAGATTCACAATGAGGAGGACAGTATCCAGTTTAGAGAAAGCACAATGAACAAAAGTGAGGAACTTTTCAAAGCTGAATGTCCTATccctttgctgatcttgtcctgaaTATAACAAGGTAGAGCTTcctttggggggagggggagagaaggggggatGACACACAGCAAAGGGGGGAGGTCGGATTCGATCACATGGCCGCTGCAACGatgactgtagcctctgtgcatggggcaAACGACCACTAGGCCAAATGCTTCCCAAACAAGTcactttttatctttgtttataAAACACATGCTGCTTGATTCATTCATATTCAAACTGAAAAGTGTGGCGATGGATGCATCGAGTGTCAAGATGTTGAAGCATGAAGAGTACAGGCGCCCAGACTGTGTCATCAGCTGCTCCATTTGCTCGTTTCTGAAAAAAACTGAGAGCGATGGAGACGAGACTGTGGGTCAGAGAGTGgctgaaaaaacacaaccaagCAAGAAAGACATCCGGAAAAAccagaaaaatgtgtgttttagaaAACACTGGTAGCTGTTAGAAAGTGATGTGAAGGAAAGTGATCCGAACACTGAAGAGGTCAGAGTTTGAATGGTCGTCTTTAACATCGAGGGCTTTCTCCTTCTGGAAACTGTGGACTGCTTACAACCTGAGGCTGATGGGGGATTGGTAGTGATGCTAATGTTGCTACAGTACATTTTGCGCTcactgaaatatattttatttttgtgtaaacaTAAGCAcataggagaggaatgaatccatcaaaaatCTCTGCAGATTGTCTAAattgtgcaacaaaaaaaaacaggaaacattgccaatgTGTTCATGCAAATTAGACGGTGTGTAGGAGTTGGCTTGCAATTTGTGAAATTTCAAGAAATAACCAAATATTGAGTCCTTGATTTTGTTGCCGTGGTGTTATATAAGAAGAGTCTGTGAGATCTAAATCTGCTCTCCAGAAATAGATGTGTGAAGATAAATAAAGCAGAGATATTTCTCCGTGTGAAGTGATCTCAACAggttggtgtaaaaaaaaaaatcatggatTCATTTATCAGCTCTAAcagctgtgtgtctttttttttagtcttgttTTTAAGTGTGGCTGCTTCATGCGTCCCCTTTCTTTTTACcggttaaagaaaatgttttttatgaatCTGCTGCGGCTGAAGTCATCACATCTCTCTTCTGTCAGAGCCGCCTGACGTCATCATCCGCTCTCCTTgatcattcctctctctctttatttatttctctctctgcatcaaTAATTCATTCTCCTCCACTGGCTCGTCTTTTTCcccatctctgttttttttttatttcatcaccCTTCTCATCGTGGTCTCCTTCAgctcacttcctctcctctcctctcgtctcttcTGTAAGCTCTGTGCGGAGGAGAGCTGACCGAGCCCGCGGGTACCATCCTGTCTCCTGATTGGCCCCAGAGCTACTCCAAAGGACTGGACTGTGTGTGGCAGATCCATGGCAACGAGGAGAAACGCATCGAGCTGGATGTCCAGATGTGAGGATTGTAAATTGTCTTATTTTAGCACACTGCAAACAATAGTtactgaggttgtcaaaatgttccacGCTTCACTTCTTTAtatacaatctgttattttaatgataataTCAAAGAGTCTTTTTcatgagaggagctgaggagaggaatgaatccatcaaacattgaaggcaaactcctgcacacagaaATGTTGCCAACATGTTTGTGCAATTCAAATAGCGTGCAGAAGTTCGTCTGCAAATTCTCATCTTTGAAGACAATAAATGAGCCAACACTTGGTTGCTATGGACTTCCTCTTTTGTTGCTGTGGAATCAAAACGGGTATcaatatcgtttgatttttacatgaaacctcaaatgtcttttttattgtttttgtcttttctcctgaAAGTCTGAACATCCGCCACACCGATGTGCTGACTGTGTTCGACGGACGTGATCTCATGTCGCATGTGATTGGACAGTACCTGGGGTCCAGAGAGCGTTTCCAGGTCGTGTCtggggggtcagaggtcaccatTCAGTTTCAGAGTGACCCCGATGATTCCAGTTTCATCCTGAGTCAGGGGTTCCTCATTCATTATCATGGTAAGTGCATCTCACTGGTGTTAAGATCGTCTTTAGATGTTTGAACTTTTAAATCAGTAAAAGTCTGCGAGCAAAGGAGGAAATCTTTAATTACTgtcattgctctctctctcactctctctctgtctctgtctctctcactctctctctttctctcactctctctctctcgctctcactctcaccccctctctctcactctctctctctcactctctctttgtgtctctctcactctctcactctctctctgtctctgtctctctgtctctctctcccactctctctctctcactctctctctctctctttgtgcctctctctcccactctctctctcactctctctctctttctctctctctctctctctctctctctttgtgtctctctatctcactctctctctctcacactctctctttctctcactctcactctctctctctgtctctctatctttctctctcactctttctctctctctctcttctctctctctctttctctgtctctctctctgtctctctatctttctctctctctttctctctctctcactctctctttctctctctccccctctccttctctccctctctctctctctccccccctcgctctctctccccccctcgctctctctctctctctatctctctgtctctccctccctctctctctctctctctctctctgtgcagaggTCGAGCCGAACGACACCTGCCCGACCCTCCCTCAGATTGAGTTCGGCTGGATCAGCTCGTCCCACTCCTCCCCCGTGAGAGGCAGCGTGCTGACCTATCAGTGTCAGCCGGGATACGACATCAGCGGCTCCGACATTATCACCTGCCAGTGGGATCTCTCCTGGAGCAGCAGTCCACCCACGTGTGTCAAAGGTCAGACTTTAAAGATGGCTGCTCCAGACAGAAAGTTAAAGCATGCACTCTGTACAGAACTACTTTACAGTTTTTTAAGATGAGAACCTCCGAGGTGGGActtctcagaatcagaatcagggtttattgccaagtacatttacagatacaaggaatttgacttagtgtattggtgctaaacaattaacaaggaaataaaacagaactagcaacaaaataatacagtataagaagctattacaatatataaatagaatttaaaaatgtaaaatataaaaaaaaaacataaaatgtacaaaagtaggagctgtgcagtggactatgagaaaaaatcttacAGTAGGTAAAGGTTAGATAAATATAGAGTCAAGGTTTATCTATGAACTGAATATAGTCGACATGGTGGAGATAAATGCCGTcatgtctgtccctctctgtccctcacaGTCCAGCAGTGTCCTGATCCAGGAGAGGTGGTCAACGGAGCGCGCTCAGTGCGCCCTGAGGCTGGTTTTGCCGTCAGTACGGTCGTTCGTTTCTCTTGTAACCAAGGTTACCAACTGGAGGGTCCAAGCCAGATCTCCTGCCACGGACGAGACACTGGCACCCCGAAGTGGAGCGACCGCAGCCCAAAGTGTGTCTGTAAGTTCTCCCGCCGCACTCTGCTGCTTCTGTCTGACGGTCTGTGACgttcataaaagaaaaaagagaaaagttctCGACTCTCCTCGTTTTTTCCTCTGAACAGTGAAATACGACCCGTGCCCGAACCCTGGAGTCCCTGACAACGGTTACCAAACTTTGTACAAGCACAGCTACCAAGCCGGAGAGACTCTGCGCTTCTTCTGCTACGAGGGCTACGAGCTCATCGGAGAGGTCATCATCAGCTGCGTGCCCGGTCACCCGTCTCAGTGGAACAGCCCGCCGCCCTTCTGCAAAGGTAAAAGTTACCGTCATGTCATAATTATTATTACATGGTGTGACTGTTTTTAATCAGGGAGCAGAACCAGAACATGTCTCATGAAGTCTCTTCACTGTCAGAAGTGACTGTTCAGTCATAGATCAGCGTTAACACACTTTGTTtctcgtctctctctcagtggCTTACGAGGAGCTCCTGGATGACCACAAATTAGAAGGTGATTTAttgtttctcctcttctgtttgtGACGTCACTAAAGTCATTAAAAGTTTGTCACGCAGAGTGTTTGAAACGACTTCATGAAGCGCTGACTTTGAAACATTGGCACCATCTAGTGGTGGTTTGATGAATTACGCTCAGATAGATCTCcatgttttgtgtattttttttttacactggatcatttttttttacaaacaacaaGTATACCTGCTTTGACAACCTGCTGCATCGTAAACTTTCACATACTTGCAACGGCGCTGAGACATCATGGTGCGGGTGGTTGCAGACTCGGCCTATTTACTTTTCTTCTAAACTTTGTGGCGCCGTTGTTGTCATTTCCGGTCTCATCACCGTACAGCTCTACACTGCTCCTAGTGGTTATATGCATATTGCATTTCGGGGATACATAGAGTGACTTTCTGAGGACAACCAACGCTCCAAACCACCGCAGGAAACACACATATACTCTGTTCATAAGTGATTCAATCAGGAGtggaaaacattttagaaaatcGATAACCACGTGatgttctttcttctctctccaggtTTCTGAAGTCGAGTTCTTTGAAAACGctgtgatgaaaatgttctttagtgatgatgtttttatttttatcctctctcagtgtctcagtcGTTCGAGCCGTCCCATCAGATCCTGAGTGAGAACATCGCCTTGGCTATCATTTTGCCGATCATCCTGGTCATCCTGCTGATCGGAGGAATTTACATGTACTATACAAAGTGAGTGTGACGTCAccgttctgtgtgtgttttcttcccATGCACTGTGCACACTGGATTCTTTATGTGTCGCTCtatttgctctctctctctctctctctctcagcataTGCAGACTAGAGTGGAAGCCGCTCTTCTGGAagtctctttctcacacacactcctacagtCCCATCACAGTCGAGTCCGATTTCAACAACCCTCTTTACGAGGCGGGGGTGAGTAGAAAACAAACCCTTCAGACCTTAGACTCATTTCTATCAGGGTTCATGTGGCCCCTAAAAAGTcttgaattaaatatttgaggtgggtttttttttttttactagtgagaggtcttaaaggtccaatcagtaagatgtgtagtgagtgatatgataaagtgagcttactatatgatgagacattaaggaaacatgttgaagtgctggttgctatgacaacaatgcagcagccagtatgtcctccttctaactttagattctggtcctgaatgctctggatttgtttggaccagagaaggtaggcggttttaaggcgaccccccacacggccgttttggacgcccctcagtttgccagatatgagagcagttatcaggtcaaaccaacaggtgttgcagcgatggaagcgggcaagagaagtggttcagatagaagtgattgtacccgacctaaaaagcctctgcatgtttctaataagctccacgagcagaaacgtgctcaaactaggatcaatattggagatgcttttgaaaaatggagagaggttagaacgcagaaaggtttacagacccatgcagagctggctgaCTGGCTAAattcctcccccaggtgggtgacactcccacagctaggtgtttgttctgccctctgagtctgccttctcaccgtaaacaataggacatggagcgagaaagcccgagtacacccaagcccttccagagaggggcgtggtcagacacagctcatttacaaatttaaaggtacagacacagaaacagcctgttctgatcagggctgaaatagaggggtttataggcatgatcaaatacaggatcagagtggatttagaacaagaaacttcacacacatgatttgaggagctctgacacttatttaaacttgttgaagaggaggaggatatgtcatcTTTAAGATGAAGAATAAAACTGGGAATGGTTGTAAGATatgaaaacttttaaaagtaGGATAATGAGAATCAGGAACATTTAGTCTCCATAAAGTACAATACAAAAATGAGTTgtaattttctttgtttgggtcttaaaaagtgttaaaaagtgttttttgtttacaatgTTTTCTAATTGATTTCTGTCTTCGCCCGCAGGACACACGGGAGTACGAAGTTTccatttaaaggagaaaaatgTCTCGGTGAGAAATAGAAACCACAGAAGGATGAAaatcttttggaaaaaaaaaaaaactaatttcgTAGTATTTTAAGGCCTCACTCCCCCTTTGACTCATCCGTTTATTTTCATGATCggtttgaacatgtttttttttctctcagcttTCTGAATCGTggcagtgttttatttttgatctgTTGCACTGATACGGTGGTCTGCCAAACGTGGGTCCTACTTCACATCCGTCTGTGTCATCAGGACCGGTGCCTTACCAAGAGATTGACAACAAAGATGAACAGCGAGGGATGGGAGGCGAAAGAACGGGAGGGGGGAGGAAACGGGGGGAGGGGTGACGGGTGGATGGATTTATTCGTTCAGTTAAATTATTAAGAGGCCAAAACATCTGAGAAGTTGGCAATATTTACAGAAGTTACGATCATGACCACGCGGCACACgttgaatgttttcttcatgtttatattttacattttactaaACGATACAGTACGAGGGGGGGAGAAAAGTTTCTAATCATGAGTCGAGTTTTAGATCAACACAgtcgtttcttcttcttcttcttcttcactttgtctttctctctgtgtaacacacacacacgcacacacatgcacacacacacaaattgaaTGTAAATATCTGACTTAATATTGATGAGGTTGATATAAATGCTAAATGACATATGAGCCTCATGTATACTCTTCTACAAGGTGTTGGGAGGTGATATATTTTCATTATCTGTACGTAATGAAAATTCAGTGCCAAAATATAATGTCGAATAATTTAATGTCTCTAAGTGTTTCATCTGTTGTTGCGATACTGTTTACGAAGGCAGTGTTTATTTAattctccgctctctctctctctctggcgtGCGTCGTCACCCAGCGTCACGCGTCACACGTCACGTAGGACCAGGCGAGGACATGAATGTCATTCAATGCTTAAAGCATGCACTGATTGTAAATTATATTGCTTCTGCTCAATCTCGCCATCCACCGTCCTAGTTCCGGACGGTTCTCATTCTTATCAGATTCGATGTTGTATGCACTATGTTGATGAAAATTACAAACTTTGGCTGCTTGCTGTGATGCATTACGTATTTATTTATACCTGATTGTCGAGGCGGTGAATGTCGGGTCATTCGCTGTGCCAAATGAAGGATCCTGGAGACTGTTGCTTTGTAGAATTACTTCTTCTCTTCTCATCAGTAGCATTTCTTTGCTTCATATATGAATACACTCTTTGGAAGGCAGTGAACTTAAATGCTGAACTGGAAATAAAGTCTCTGTTGAATGGTGTTACATGTGTACAGATGTGGTTTATTTCCTTCAcataacacacgcacacatcgttttatttattttattaatcagGGGACATTGTGCAACAacgtcaaaaaaaagaaaaatgaaaagatggtTGCACTCAGATTTAGCAAGTCGCTTATTTCCATCTGTACTGACAATAATATGAATAACTTTATTAACATAGCACCTTTAGAaactaaacaataaaaacaatttagGGATTATACTATGCAGTGtacaaatgtttctgttatttacTGAAAAGTTCACAGTGTCAATTACTTAACCACTGACCGAAGTGTAATGTAATGGACTAAAATAATGTATTCAAAATAGATTAATCTATTTGGTTTGGTACGAATCAAACTCTAGGTAGTCGTTTCTGAATTCGTTttggatattttattttgaaagtatttCCCGGAAGCGTTCACTGCCACATTAGCGCCAATTTAAGTGAGTTGTTGTTGCAGTACACTACtgtgaccactagagggcagcaacGACTCGTGAATTTACACCATGAttaactctcttttttttttttattgcgttGAGCAAATTTCAAAACATGTacaagaaaataatcaaaacttATTAATGATGCTCCTTTTAATGTCGAAGGATTACAGTAAAAATGACTTGATTGTTGTTTAATATTAGTACAaagaacagaggaaaaaaaatatataaaaatgtattttaaaaaaatagataaggAAACAGCATAAGAAGAAGAGTGAGGGGTCTGATCTGGAGTCAAAACATGTTTAGTTTTAAGCTTGTTAATTTTGAATATATTTAAGATGTATTGTTTAGTTTATGAACTCATTTATGAGAATTAAAAACGTGGTATAAATATAACCTTCATGTACTGCGGGTTTTAGGAACACGCGGTTTTGTTCCACTAGGCGGCAGACGCGTTACGTCACATCTTGCGTTGCACAGACATGTAaacgcagaagaagaaaaacagcgGAAGCAGATGCGCTGGTTTCGTTTCCGACTGACCTATTTAGCTAGCTTCTCCTGTTAGCATCAGTTAATAATCTTTATGCCCGACAATGGAACCGGTCGTGTGTAAATTAACGTGCTGCGTGTTTAGTGGCTAGTT from Labrus mixtus chromosome 20, fLabMix1.1, whole genome shotgun sequence carries:
- the sez6l2 gene encoding seizure protein 6 homolog is translated as MRFARLSVMLLVTLMPLVSGMSFMTPEPDSPPTSTPDSYPLGDLIHAALQSKEYLGEASAGTGTTTNPTQAVPGLGQTESTATVISPGLLTTALSSSSAAGQTGPRNTMSSLPVEEETTTTLITTTTITTMHMPVQCNATLSAMEDVVESPDPASTSSFSPLECTYSITVYPGYGVEIQVRKVNLSKKESLTIMGYGGLGLELLANETLMREGQVIRSATNQVYIHYRSLQQSNHGVFSLHYQAFLLSCPFPQSPESGGVTVTDIHPGGQAHFHCDPGFQVRGHEVATCVNTTQPHWSTPEPHCVAVSCGGWVRNATVGRILSPPPPSVGNHSNGNNLSCHWLIEAKEGHRLHLHFERIALDEDDDKLIVRSGNSSLSPPLFDSDLDDVPERGLLSESATLYLELTADSSSIPLLLALRYEAFDDEHCWEPYMPHGNFSSSDITYQLGTTVTFACSPGFVMEQGSATIECIDPSNPHWNDSEPVCRALCGGELTEPAGTILSPDWPQSYSKGLDCVWQIHGNEEKRIELDVQILNIRHTDVLTVFDGRDLMSHVIGQYLGSRERFQVVSGGSEVTIQFQSDPDDSSFILSQGFLIHYHEVEPNDTCPTLPQIEFGWISSSHSSPVRGSVLTYQCQPGYDISGSDIITCQWDLSWSSSPPTCVKVQQCPDPGEVVNGARSVRPEAGFAVSTVVRFSCNQGYQLEGPSQISCHGRDTGTPKWSDRSPKCVLKYDPCPNPGVPDNGYQTLYKHSYQAGETLRFFCYEGYELIGEVIISCVPGHPSQWNSPPPFCKVAYEELLDDHKLEVSQSFEPSHQILSENIALAIILPIILVILLIGGIYMYYTNICRLEWKPLFWKSLSHTHSYSPITVESDFNNPLYEAGDTREYEVSI